The following coding sequences are from one Bombus terrestris chromosome 14, iyBomTerr1.2, whole genome shotgun sequence window:
- the LOC100645262 gene encoding uncharacterized protein LOC100645262, which produces MWNRKVFIRIIEVMLCLACVVALRVTDDESRRVFHYLRSRSREWSLLNNVTWGAIGAALATATCGGYIIITTGLLIAAATGELDGRKTEIFFLGLGVILFGIVGALSLASIENVPEDLIDNAAVFGALCLLTALVFIADLLMSTPKKKDKHGMTELLTDKRAKRQITTTLASEKETKSPKISSPQVSKNDDSGTINDGFEKVDERHQKSSGQEQSEDPRKWEQNRSSKQRSKDSYEDEGTGNFSREYGEPKEYTQNFENGRALRDSKMYRDSEMQKAMSRDSYRTDHGMEAPTVVYKVHDIYQRPVDEIDTPRFPTETNHKSEPIFAKIVNPSVKIMKVERDVDEAIEGYRYSDTSQYDNVPVRMKGMSPKSQKKNRDVSFNIPPPPKGYGKEFDQRKDEIEILEECFTSLRTASTGTQTLNIRTPSSPTDPGYVKHTASNWPHETKMKTPGSSPSRSKN; this is translated from the exons ATGTGGAATCGCAAGGTATTCATCAGGATTATCGAAGTG ATGCTTTGCCTTGCCTGCGTGGTGGCACTCAGGGTAACTGATGACGAAAGCCGAAGAGTGTTTCATTATTTGAGAAGTCGTAGCAGAGAATGGTCCCTTTTGAATAACGTCACATGGGGCGCCATAG GCGCCGCTCTTGCAACCGCGACTTGTGGTGGTTACATAATAATCACGACGGGTCTTCTTATTGCTGCTGCGACAGGAGAGCTAGATGGTCGAAAGACG GAAATATTCTTCCTTGGACTTGGAGTGATTCTTTTCGGTATCGTCGGCGCTTTATCGTTGGCGTCTATTGAAAACGTCCCTGAGGATTTGATAGACAACGCCGCGGTTTTTGGGGCACTGTGCCTGCTAACAGCGTTAGTTTTCATCGCTGACTTGTTAATGAGCACGCCAAAGAAAAAGGACAAGCATGGCATGACAGAACTTCTGACTGATAAAAGAG CTAAACGACAAATAACGACGACTCTGGCCagcgaaaaagaaacaaaatccCCCAAAATAAGCAGTCCTCAAGTTTCCAAAAACGACGACAGTGGCACTATAAATGATGGTTTCGAGAAAGTAGATGAAAGACATCAAAAGAGTTCAGGGCAAGAACAGTCTGAAGATCCGCGAAAATGGGAACAAAATCGCTCCTCTAAGCAGCGTTCGAAAGATTCGTATGAAGATGAAGGAACTGGCAATTTCAGTCGAGAATACGGAGAACCAAAAGAATATACGCAGAATTTTGAAAATGGGAGAGCTCTCCGGGACTCGAAAATGTATCGAGATTCTGAGATGCAAAAAGCTATGAGCAGGGACTCTTATAGAACGGATCATGGAATGGAAGCGCCTACTGTGGTTTATAAGGTTCATGATATTTATCAACGTCCAGTGGATGAAATTGACACGCCTCGTTTTCCAACCGAAACGAATCATAAAAGTGAACCTATATTCGCGAAGATCGTGAATCCTAGTGTGAAGATTATGAAGGTTGAGCGCGATGTGGACGAAGCTATCGAAGGTTACAG ATATTCTGACACTAGTCAGTACGACAACGTGCCAGTTCGAATGAAAGGAATGTCGCCGAAAAGTCAGAAAAAAAATCGTgatgtttcttttaatattcCACCGCCGCCAAAGGGTTATGGAAAAGAATTTGACCAGAGAAAAGACGAAATCGAAATACTGGAAGAATGCTTTACTTCGCTCCGAACAGCGAGCACGGGGACACAGACACTCAACATTCGAACACCTTCGTCACCCACTGATCCTGGATATGTTAAACATACCGCCAGTAATTGGCCTCATGAAACGAAAATGAAAACACCTGGTTCGAGTCCAAGTCGTTCGAAGAATTGA
- the LOC110119175 gene encoding uncharacterized protein LOC110119175 → MSINNRNDDVQINKEGTMVSVSTIQQSNESFNKINIEDGIKQQLAYLHNRRPAIQSRTDSKVQDLREEQMESNLKLLKFVADSQLTLTQVNGQRKLGPPPGWTGPPPGPKCEIFVGSIPRDYYEPEIVPIFSTVGTIYELRLMMEFSGINRGYCFIMYTTEEEAARAVKELDQHEIYPGKRIGVVASTNNCRLYINQLPRNLDSKTIIKKIYEMTDEIDKVAVYRNFNGFVCYVLVSYKTHRGAAMARRRLVPESAMLFKNCEVNIEWANANMAPFNVYEESGTCDEEGNIVITETFIEPIKTKKVAVRAKQKAIKHRPSNTINNQRMQKSIDTSVHKGRPIKAASSNSLKSLDNPSQCKFEKCRSKSLVCYNCCSLVELARKKYKSNGACDINGNLRNSLDHSLPHEHSKQNCAQPDHSKAVLPAISTYLTYLNKGKRLKNLKWNELQRCSNDALGSIQDFSKNLKNIPSDLINNYRLECSCHCQFHGNGSFNSPTPSSNDFQSVNDWNSTDSFVKDFSKALNISNESDSKNCVRQEHRSIYKSKHIPVETNVRHVSNNFLHSRPLNESNRQLANGHQYSNCYQNFAINTAEQINGTTYDQFRSQNLLSDLQNVQELTAFRQEPNREHFSQQFPLSDVKPMMINQNFSWFSPELLPMEVYRRESVNISGVSNKIVNDCKYLNNH, encoded by the exons ATGTCaattaataatagaaacgaCGACGTTCAAATCAATAAAGAGGGAACAATGGTGTCTGTGTCAACGATTCAACAATCAAATGAGTCCTTCAATAAAATCAACATAGAAGACGGTATAAAACAACAGTTGG CATATTTACACAATCGACGGCCGGCCATACAGTCACGAACGGACAGCAAAGTACAGGACTTGAGGGAGGAACAAATGGAAagcaatttaaaattattaaaattcgtaGCCGATTCCCAGTTGACATTAACTCAAGTTAATGGTCAGAGGAAACTCGGTCCACCTCCTGGCTGGACAGGACCTCCTCCTGGTCCGAAATGCGAGATTTTTGTTGGCAGTATTCCCCGTGATTATTACGAACCGGAAATTGTTCCTATATTTAGTACTGTAGGAACGATTTATGAGTTACGCTTGATGATGGAATTTTCTGGCATAAATAGGGGTTACTGTTTTATTATGTACACCACCGAAGAAGAGGCAGCTCGTGCTGTTAAAGAATTAGATCAGCATGAAATTTATCCTGGGAAAAGAATCGGTGTTGTTGCAAGCACAAATAATTGTCGGCTTTATATTAATCAGCTGCCTCGAAATCTCGATTCTAAAACAATTATCAAG aaaatttacgaGATGACCGATGAAATCGATAAAGTGGCcgtttatagaaatttcaacGGCTTCGTTTGCTATGTTCTCGTTTCGTATAAAACCCATCGAGGTGCCGCTATGGCGAGAAGAAGATTGGTGCCTGAATCAGCCATGCTTTTTAAAAATTGCGAGGTCAACATAGAATGGGCTAATGCAAACATGGCACCTTTTAACGTA TATGAAGAAAGTGGAACATGTGACGAAGAAggcaatatagtaataacagaAACATTTATCGAGCCAATTAAAACTAAAAAGGTCGCGGTTCGTGCGAAACAGAAGGCCATCAAACACAGGCCATCTAACACAATAAACAATCAACGAATGCAAAAATCAATCGATACGTCGGTTCACAAAGGCAGACCCATAAAAGCTGCGTCGTCCAATTCGTTGAAAAGTCTTGATAATCCAAGTCaatgcaaatttgaaaaatgccGATCAAAAAGTTTGGTTTGTTACAATTGTTGTTCGTTGGTGGAACTTGCAAGGAAAAAGTACAAATCAAATGGAGCGTGTGACATCAATGGAAATCTGAGAAACAGTTTAGATCATTCTTTACCGCACGAACATTCCAAGCAGAATTGCGCTCAACCGGATCACTCGAAAGCAGTTCTTCCTGCGATTAGTACATATTTAACGTATTTAAACAAAGGGAAACGCTTGAAGAATCTTAAATGGAACGAGTTGCAAAGATGTTCGAACGATGCTTTAGGTAGTATTCAAGATTTTTCCAAAAATCTAAAGAATATTCCTTCtgatttaattaacaattatagATTAGAATGTTCTTGTCATTGTCAGTTTCACGGTAACGGTAGTTTTAATTCACCAACACCATCTTCGAACGATTTCCAGTCTGTTAATGATTGGAATTCGACGGATAGTTTCGTGAAAGATTTCTCTAAAGCCTTAAACATTTCAAACGAAAGTGATAGTAAAAACTGTGTCAGACAAGAGCATAGAAGTATTTATAAAAGCAAACACATTCCTGTAGAGACTAATGTTCGCCACGTATCGAATAATTTTTTGCATTCTCGCCCTTTGAACGAATCTAATCGTCAACTTGCAAATGGTCACCAGTACAGTAATTGCTATCAAAATTTTGCGATTAATACCGCAGAACAAATTAATGGAACAACCTACGACCAATTTCGAAGTCAAAATTTGTTATCCGATTTACAAAATGTCCAAGAGTTAACTGCATTTCGTCAGGAACCAAATCGTGAACATTTTTCACAACAATTTCCATTGAGTGATGTGAAACCTATGATGATCAATCAGAATTTTAGTTGGTTCTCTCCCGAACTTCTGCCTATGGAAGTGTATCGTCGTGAATCTGTAAACATTTCAGGGGTATCTAACAAAATTGTAAACGATTGCAAGTATTTGAACAATCATTAG
- the LOC110119859 gene encoding uncharacterized protein LOC110119859 isoform X2, producing the protein MRKEKEAKNKKNEKDEKKEKPTSRTNKSKSPQKTKLNKDVEPSTDKPEKSFKETDFISKNPTVSPTLETLDSVLEATDSQLENIHKLNPVASKVLIPPPRQVAEMINRLQEIENQPRTKPENPSIFEDNEKNEKQTENNGKSTLTEDSINMDEVLNHTVYLNSKENVKKTKVSDDRLKNDKSTVEQALETDSESQSQAETQTTHTEMTNSATRMKRMHGFRKNNKVEPTKLSYTEVDIQTPDYSGNSNPRKIETAEVPVSPSSLQYYTAHRDKQGRFYCEYCATPNTIKGLCKGEQKRLKCTGCGEYLRTKSSQVRSSVLLHRTYLVIYATLIFIFRALEINLTIVHDVLQYQDLHNQVCQHNFLKKKERKTDKMCS; encoded by the exons ATGAGAAAGGAGAAGGAGGCGAAGaacaagaaaaatgagaaagatgagaagaaagagaaaccaACGAGTAGGACGAACAAGTCGAAATCTCCACAGAAGACAAAGTTAAATAAAGATGTGGAACCTTCTACGGACAAACCAGAGAAATCTTTCAAGGAAACAGATTTCATATCTAAAAACCCAACGGTATCCCCCACGTTAGAAACATTAGATTCTGTTTTGGAAGCTACAGACAGCCAATTGGAAAATATCCATAAGTTGAATCCTGTAGCATCGAAGGTGTTAATTCCCCCACCACGCCAGGTAGCAGAAATGATAAATCGTTTGCAAGAAATCGAGAATCAACCGAGAACGAAACCAGAGAATCCATCGATatttgaagataatgaaaaaaacgaaaaacaaaCGGAAAACAACGGAAAGAGTACTCTTACTGAAGATTCGATCAACATGGACGAAGTGTTAAACCATACAGTATATCtgaattcgaaagaaaatgtaaaaaagacTAAAGTTTCTGATGATCGATTGAAGAACGATAAATCAACTGTAGAACAGGCATTGGAAACTGATTCAGAATCTCAATCTCAAGCGGAAACACAAAC AACTCATACAGAAATGACCAATTCAGCTACCAGAATGAAAAGAATGCATGGGTTCCGAAAAAACAACAAAGTTGAACCTACTAAACTGTC ATACACTGAGGTCGATATCCAAACTCCTGATTATAGTGGGAATTCTAACCCCAGGAAGATAGAGACAGCAGAG GTACCTGTATCGCCTAGTTCCTTACAGTATTATACTGCTCATAGAGACAAACAAGGACGATTCTACTGTGAATATTGCGCGACTCCAAATACGATAAAG GGATTATGTAAAGGTGAGCAAAAACGTTTAAAATGCACTGGATGTGGCGAGTATCTACGTACTAAGAGCAGTCAGGTAAGAAGTTCAGTTTTGTTGCATAGAACTTATTTAGTAATTTACGCTacgcttatttttattttcagagcACTCGAAATAAATCTGACAATTGTCCACGATGTGCTTCAATACCAAGACCTGCACAATCAAGTGTGCCAgcataattttctcaaaaaaaaagagagaaaaacagaTAAAATGTGTTCTTAG
- the LOC110119859 gene encoding uncharacterized protein LOC110119859 isoform X1 has protein sequence MRKEKEAKNKKNEKDEKKEKPTSRTNKSKSPQKTKLNKDVEPSTDKPEKSFKETDFISKNPTVSPTLETLDSVLEATDSQLENIHKLNPVASKVLIPPPRQVAEMINRLQEIENQPRTKPENPSIFEDNEKNEKQTENNGKSTLTEDSINMDEVLNHTVYLNSKENVKKTKVSDDRLKNDKSTVEQALETDSESQSQAETQTTHTEMTNSATRMKRMHGFRKNNKVEPTKLSYTEVDIQTPDYSGNSNPRKIETAEELVEEKQINPERKVINICPVCNRTQVPVSPSSLQYYTAHRDKQGRFYCEYCATPNTIKGLCKGEQKRLKCTGCGEYLRTKSSQVRSSVLLHRTYLVIYATLIFIFRALEINLTIVHDVLQYQDLHNQVCQHNFLKKKERKTDKMCS, from the exons ATGAGAAAGGAGAAGGAGGCGAAGaacaagaaaaatgagaaagatgagaagaaagagaaaccaACGAGTAGGACGAACAAGTCGAAATCTCCACAGAAGACAAAGTTAAATAAAGATGTGGAACCTTCTACGGACAAACCAGAGAAATCTTTCAAGGAAACAGATTTCATATCTAAAAACCCAACGGTATCCCCCACGTTAGAAACATTAGATTCTGTTTTGGAAGCTACAGACAGCCAATTGGAAAATATCCATAAGTTGAATCCTGTAGCATCGAAGGTGTTAATTCCCCCACCACGCCAGGTAGCAGAAATGATAAATCGTTTGCAAGAAATCGAGAATCAACCGAGAACGAAACCAGAGAATCCATCGATatttgaagataatgaaaaaaacgaaaaacaaaCGGAAAACAACGGAAAGAGTACTCTTACTGAAGATTCGATCAACATGGACGAAGTGTTAAACCATACAGTATATCtgaattcgaaagaaaatgtaaaaaagacTAAAGTTTCTGATGATCGATTGAAGAACGATAAATCAACTGTAGAACAGGCATTGGAAACTGATTCAGAATCTCAATCTCAAGCGGAAACACAAAC AACTCATACAGAAATGACCAATTCAGCTACCAGAATGAAAAGAATGCATGGGTTCCGAAAAAACAACAAAGTTGAACCTACTAAACTGTC ATACACTGAGGTCGATATCCAAACTCCTGATTATAGTGGGAATTCTAACCCCAGGAAGATAGAGACAGCAGAG gAACTTGTCGAAGAGAAACAGATCAATCCTGAacgaaaagttataaatatttgtccAGTTTGCAACAGGACACAG GTACCTGTATCGCCTAGTTCCTTACAGTATTATACTGCTCATAGAGACAAACAAGGACGATTCTACTGTGAATATTGCGCGACTCCAAATACGATAAAG GGATTATGTAAAGGTGAGCAAAAACGTTTAAAATGCACTGGATGTGGCGAGTATCTACGTACTAAGAGCAGTCAGGTAAGAAGTTCAGTTTTGTTGCATAGAACTTATTTAGTAATTTACGCTacgcttatttttattttcagagcACTCGAAATAAATCTGACAATTGTCCACGATGTGCTTCAATACCAAGACCTGCACAATCAAGTGTGCCAgcataattttctcaaaaaaaaagagagaaaaacagaTAAAATGTGTTCTTAG
- the LOC110119859 gene encoding uncharacterized protein LOC110119859 isoform X5, translated as MRKEKEAKNKKNEKDEKKEKPTSRTNKSKSPQKTKLNKDVEPSTDKPEKSFKETDFISKNPTVSPTLETLDSVLEATDSQLENIHKLNPVASKVLIPPPRQVAEMINRLQEIENQPRTKPENPSIFEDNEKNEKQTENNGKSTLTEDSINMDEVLNHTVYLNSKENVKKTKVSDDRLKNDKSTVEQALETDSESQSQAETQTYTEVDIQTPDYSGNSNPRKIETAEVPVSPSSLQYYTAHRDKQGRFYCEYCATPNTIKGLCKGEQKRLKCTGCGEYLRTKSSQVRSSVLLHRTYLVIYATLIFIFRALEINLTIVHDVLQYQDLHNQVCQHNFLKKKERKTDKMCS; from the exons ATGAGAAAGGAGAAGGAGGCGAAGaacaagaaaaatgagaaagatgagaagaaagagaaaccaACGAGTAGGACGAACAAGTCGAAATCTCCACAGAAGACAAAGTTAAATAAAGATGTGGAACCTTCTACGGACAAACCAGAGAAATCTTTCAAGGAAACAGATTTCATATCTAAAAACCCAACGGTATCCCCCACGTTAGAAACATTAGATTCTGTTTTGGAAGCTACAGACAGCCAATTGGAAAATATCCATAAGTTGAATCCTGTAGCATCGAAGGTGTTAATTCCCCCACCACGCCAGGTAGCAGAAATGATAAATCGTTTGCAAGAAATCGAGAATCAACCGAGAACGAAACCAGAGAATCCATCGATatttgaagataatgaaaaaaacgaaaaacaaaCGGAAAACAACGGAAAGAGTACTCTTACTGAAGATTCGATCAACATGGACGAAGTGTTAAACCATACAGTATATCtgaattcgaaagaaaatgtaaaaaagacTAAAGTTTCTGATGATCGATTGAAGAACGATAAATCAACTGTAGAACAGGCATTGGAAACTGATTCAGAATCTCAATCTCAAGCGGAAACACAAAC ATACACTGAGGTCGATATCCAAACTCCTGATTATAGTGGGAATTCTAACCCCAGGAAGATAGAGACAGCAGAG GTACCTGTATCGCCTAGTTCCTTACAGTATTATACTGCTCATAGAGACAAACAAGGACGATTCTACTGTGAATATTGCGCGACTCCAAATACGATAAAG GGATTATGTAAAGGTGAGCAAAAACGTTTAAAATGCACTGGATGTGGCGAGTATCTACGTACTAAGAGCAGTCAGGTAAGAAGTTCAGTTTTGTTGCATAGAACTTATTTAGTAATTTACGCTacgcttatttttattttcagagcACTCGAAATAAATCTGACAATTGTCCACGATGTGCTTCAATACCAAGACCTGCACAATCAAGTGTGCCAgcataattttctcaaaaaaaaagagagaaaaacagaTAAAATGTGTTCTTAG
- the LOC110119859 gene encoding uncharacterized protein LOC110119859 isoform X3 → MRKEKEAKNKKNEKDEKKEKPTSRTNKSKSPQKTKLNKDVEPSTDKPEKSFKETDFISKNPTVSPTLETLDSVLEATDSQLENIHKLNPVASKVLIPPPRQVAEMINRLQEIENQPRTKPENPSIFEDNEKNEKQTENNGKSTLTEDSINMDEVLNHTVYLNSKENVKKTKVSDDRLKNDKSTVEQALETDSESQSQAETQTYTEVDIQTPDYSGNSNPRKIETAEELVEEKQINPERKVINICPVCNRTQVPVSPSSLQYYTAHRDKQGRFYCEYCATPNTIKGLCKGEQKRLKCTGCGEYLRTKSSQVRSSVLLHRTYLVIYATLIFIFRALEINLTIVHDVLQYQDLHNQVCQHNFLKKKERKTDKMCS, encoded by the exons ATGAGAAAGGAGAAGGAGGCGAAGaacaagaaaaatgagaaagatgagaagaaagagaaaccaACGAGTAGGACGAACAAGTCGAAATCTCCACAGAAGACAAAGTTAAATAAAGATGTGGAACCTTCTACGGACAAACCAGAGAAATCTTTCAAGGAAACAGATTTCATATCTAAAAACCCAACGGTATCCCCCACGTTAGAAACATTAGATTCTGTTTTGGAAGCTACAGACAGCCAATTGGAAAATATCCATAAGTTGAATCCTGTAGCATCGAAGGTGTTAATTCCCCCACCACGCCAGGTAGCAGAAATGATAAATCGTTTGCAAGAAATCGAGAATCAACCGAGAACGAAACCAGAGAATCCATCGATatttgaagataatgaaaaaaacgaaaaacaaaCGGAAAACAACGGAAAGAGTACTCTTACTGAAGATTCGATCAACATGGACGAAGTGTTAAACCATACAGTATATCtgaattcgaaagaaaatgtaaaaaagacTAAAGTTTCTGATGATCGATTGAAGAACGATAAATCAACTGTAGAACAGGCATTGGAAACTGATTCAGAATCTCAATCTCAAGCGGAAACACAAAC ATACACTGAGGTCGATATCCAAACTCCTGATTATAGTGGGAATTCTAACCCCAGGAAGATAGAGACAGCAGAG gAACTTGTCGAAGAGAAACAGATCAATCCTGAacgaaaagttataaatatttgtccAGTTTGCAACAGGACACAG GTACCTGTATCGCCTAGTTCCTTACAGTATTATACTGCTCATAGAGACAAACAAGGACGATTCTACTGTGAATATTGCGCGACTCCAAATACGATAAAG GGATTATGTAAAGGTGAGCAAAAACGTTTAAAATGCACTGGATGTGGCGAGTATCTACGTACTAAGAGCAGTCAGGTAAGAAGTTCAGTTTTGTTGCATAGAACTTATTTAGTAATTTACGCTacgcttatttttattttcagagcACTCGAAATAAATCTGACAATTGTCCACGATGTGCTTCAATACCAAGACCTGCACAATCAAGTGTGCCAgcataattttctcaaaaaaaaagagagaaaaacagaTAAAATGTGTTCTTAG
- the LOC110119859 gene encoding uncharacterized protein LOC110119859 isoform X4 translates to MRKEKEAKNKKNEKDEKKEKPTSRTNKSKSPQKTKLNKDVEPSTDKPEKSFKETDFISKNPTVSPTLETLDSVLEATDSQLENIHKLNPVASKVLIPPPRQVAEMINRLQEIENQPRTKPENPSIFEDNEKNEKQTENNGKSTLTEDSINMDEVLNHTVYLNSKENVKKTKVSDDRLKNDKSTVEQALETDSESQSQAETQTTHTEMTNSATRMKRMHGFRKNNKVEPTKLSYTEVDIQTPDYSGNSNPRKIETAEELVEEKQINPERKVINICPVCNRTQVPVSPSSLQYYTAHRDKQGRFYCEYCATPNTIKGLCKGEQKRLKCTGCGEYLRTKSSQSTRNKSDNCPRCASIPRPAQSSVPA, encoded by the exons ATGAGAAAGGAGAAGGAGGCGAAGaacaagaaaaatgagaaagatgagaagaaagagaaaccaACGAGTAGGACGAACAAGTCGAAATCTCCACAGAAGACAAAGTTAAATAAAGATGTGGAACCTTCTACGGACAAACCAGAGAAATCTTTCAAGGAAACAGATTTCATATCTAAAAACCCAACGGTATCCCCCACGTTAGAAACATTAGATTCTGTTTTGGAAGCTACAGACAGCCAATTGGAAAATATCCATAAGTTGAATCCTGTAGCATCGAAGGTGTTAATTCCCCCACCACGCCAGGTAGCAGAAATGATAAATCGTTTGCAAGAAATCGAGAATCAACCGAGAACGAAACCAGAGAATCCATCGATatttgaagataatgaaaaaaacgaaaaacaaaCGGAAAACAACGGAAAGAGTACTCTTACTGAAGATTCGATCAACATGGACGAAGTGTTAAACCATACAGTATATCtgaattcgaaagaaaatgtaaaaaagacTAAAGTTTCTGATGATCGATTGAAGAACGATAAATCAACTGTAGAACAGGCATTGGAAACTGATTCAGAATCTCAATCTCAAGCGGAAACACAAAC AACTCATACAGAAATGACCAATTCAGCTACCAGAATGAAAAGAATGCATGGGTTCCGAAAAAACAACAAAGTTGAACCTACTAAACTGTC ATACACTGAGGTCGATATCCAAACTCCTGATTATAGTGGGAATTCTAACCCCAGGAAGATAGAGACAGCAGAG gAACTTGTCGAAGAGAAACAGATCAATCCTGAacgaaaagttataaatatttgtccAGTTTGCAACAGGACACAG GTACCTGTATCGCCTAGTTCCTTACAGTATTATACTGCTCATAGAGACAAACAAGGACGATTCTACTGTGAATATTGCGCGACTCCAAATACGATAAAG GGATTATGTAAAGGTGAGCAAAAACGTTTAAAATGCACTGGATGTGGCGAGTATCTACGTACTAAGAGCAGTCAG agcACTCGAAATAAATCTGACAATTGTCCACGATGTGCTTCAATACCAAGACCTGCACAATCAAGTGTGCCAgcataa
- the LOC100645730 gene encoding uncharacterized protein LOC100645730 — protein sequence MADDNQQESQHVHKEMKVAKLMPLAMKLLEIVLAVFAIGLVVDPLNSFQKIMIRMHFKLDDAAIIYITIAGYLIINTLFIICQLLGDRIPKRTLILFSSVGGLLHIVAGSIIVYNWRKILGPYYSNNEFYPSKQYMDMFISGAVFTFVNAAVFFLEIFFIIYSSKSIE from the exons ATGGCAGATGATAATCAGCAGGAGAGCCAGCATGTTCATAAGGAAATGAAAGTGGCGAAGCTTATGCCTCTTGCGATGAAgctcttggaaatt GTTTTAGCTGTGTTCGCTATCGGATTAGTCGTCGATCCGTTAAATTCGTTCCAGAAGATCATGATTAGAATGCATTTCAAGCTTGACGATGCCGCGATAATTTACATCACTATCGCTGGCTACCTGATAATCAACACGCTTTTTATCATTTGTCAACTGTTGGGAGATCGAATACCGAAAAGAACC TTGATATTGTTCTCCTCAGTCGGTGGGCTCCTGCACATCGTCGCTGGAAGCATAATTGTCTATAATTGGAGAAAGATTCTCGGCCCTTACTACAGCAACAACGAATTCTATCCCAGCAAACAGTACATGGATATGTTCATATCAGGCGCAGTGTTCACATTTGTCAATGCTGCGGTTTTCttcttggaaatatttttcatcatttACTCGTCAAAAAGCATCGAGTGA